In the genome of Actinobacillus genomosp. 1, the window GTGGTAAATTTTCCGGCTTGCTTTAAAACTTGAGGTGCATCATCGGGGGCGGTAACGGTAGATTGCGCCGGTAAGACTGCATGTCCGGCTAACAATGCGGGATGATTTTCAGCGGTTGCCCATACATTCGCACTTAATCCGAACCATAGCGTAATAATAGGCATTGCTAATTTAAAAGACTTCTCTCTCATGACTCCACTCCTATTGTATAAATAGCTATATTTTTATTTTCTCTCCCTACTTCCACTACCGTTACAATAATCTCAATAAGTAGAACTATATTTCTATACTACCGATTCACAACAATGATGGGAGATACAATAAATAATTGCCGAATAATGCCTGTTAGTAGCTTTTATTCGGCAATACCAAATATAGAAAATATTTGTGGCAGATTAATGACAAGTAAAAATAAATTTTAAGAGAACTCATTTTCTAATGATTTTGCTTCATAAAAAATAAAGTGATAAAAAAACCGGTTTTTAAACCGGTTTAATTTTTATCTTTTTTTACCAAGATATTTTATTTCTTCACTTAACGCAAACGGCATTTTTCGTGGTCCTCGTACGGCGGTAACACCAAATTCTCGGAGTTTTTCTCGTGGAAGATCTTTTTTATCAAATTCCTTTAGACATTTAATTCTCATTACTCGATCAACACGAATCTCGGTTTGTTTTGATTGGTAAGGAATATTTACTTCCAATGCTTCACATTGATAACGAATTGCAGCGGTCGGTTCTGTAACGTAAAGGTAAACCAGATCACCTACCGCAATATTATTGCTTTGTTTCCAGAGAATTTCTTTACCTTCTTGTAGCTCGCTTTCGACATCATAATACTTAGGATTGGCGGGAACAATCCATTCGGTACGGCTAATTAGCCCCAATTTTTGCTTACGTAGGCAAGTGGCCGTTAAATCGAAACTTTGGTTAAGTAAAAACACAATGGTTTCTTTATCGACACTACCGTCCAACAAAATACTTAACCAATGAGTTTTATTCATATGGTAGGCAGGTAAAAAGCCTTTTTGCGGTAAAAACAAGCTGATCATTTCGGGAGAACATTTTACATTCATTACCGTAACCTTTCCGCTTCCCGACAGTCCTAGCGTGACATAAGGAATTTGCATAATAGCCGCATACCATTTGCGATTATCCGCTTGCCTTAAAATGGCATAGTCGGGATAAGACTTCCATAGATATTCTGGTTCCGTACCGTATTGTTGCAATACATACAATAAAATATCTTCTCGAAGATCAATCGTTTGATTTTTCACTTTTCTCCTCCCGCTATGTAAGCCGTAAGCGGTCTATTTTCCCGAAAAGTTTGCAACAAATCGTAAAAATATGACCGCTTGGCAAAATTATTCGACCTTATCCGCCACCATTACCGGTTCAAAATCCGCACGTTTCAGGAAGTTTTTCTCTCTAAAATTAATCGGATAATGGCAAGCAAATTCATGCTGTTTGAATTTTCGTAAAGGCGGCTTTTGTACGCATTTTTTCTGCGCGAACGGGCAACGAGGACCTAATCGGCAACCTATCGGCATATCTTGTAACATCGGTACCGAACCTTTGAGCGTATTTAAACGGCTTTTAAAAGCCAACGGCTGCGAAAAGTCCGGAATACTGTTCAGTAATACCGAAGTATAAGGGTGAAACGGTTCTTCCATAATGGTTTCTTTGCCGGCAATTTCCACCGTTTGTCCGCAATAAAGTACATTAAATGAGTCCACCCATTTATGGACGCTACGAATATCATTTGCCACCAGCAAAATTGAAGTGCCTAGGTTTTTATTCATACTGGATAGCAAACGATAAATTTGTAGTTGCGTGGTCGCTTCAAGCGTATGTGTCGGTTCGTCCGCAACTAATAAACGAGGCTGATTCGCCACCGCCATAGCAATAATTACTTTTTGCGCTTCGCCTTCGGTAATATCGAAAGGATAACTTTGCATCATTGCTTTATGATCTCGAATCCCGACTCGGTGTAATAATTCAATCGCTTTCTTTTTCTTCCAGCCGAACCATTGCCACCATTTACCTTTAAAGTTAATCGTCTGCATAAGCTGGCTACCGATTGTCTTACTCGGATCTAAGCTGGAGAGCGGATTTTGGAAAATCATAGAAATATGTTCGCTAACCAATTTACGTCTTTCCGTCGGAGTCAGTTTTAACAATTCAATATCATTAAAACGGAAACGGTCGGCCGTCACGATCCATTCATCTTTCATTACGCCGCAGATCACCTTTGCGATTAAACTTTTTCCGGAGCCTGACTCTCCGACCAACCCGCAAATTTCTCCCTCATCGAGCGTGAGATTAACATTATCGACCATTTTGACTCTACCGTTCGGCGTGTCAATTTCAATACTTAAATGGCGAATATCTAATAGAGCCATACTTTATTCCATGTTAATAACGGTATTTTTCTAATACGCGACTAATGCTATTACCTAACATACTAATAATCAGAATCACAAAAATAGTTGCCATACCCGGTAAAATAACTGTCCACGGTGCAATATAAATCAATTCCACCGAATCTTTAATCATCGTACCCCATTCCGGAGTCGGGCTTTTCGCGCCTAATTCAATAAAACTCAGCGCATTGATATCCAATACGGCAATCACAAAAATATGTGAGATTTCTTTTACGGCGACCGGTGTCACATTTGGCAATACAACCTCTTTAATTAAATCCCAACGCGAAGCACCGTCTAAACGCAATGTAATAACATATTCTCGCTTTAATTCTTGCCGTACCGCTTGATAAATTTTATGGATAAAATGCGGTAGCATCGCTAAAAAAATCGCCAACATCGCATTGATCAAACTGGCTTCCATTAAGGTAGCGATAACAATTGCAATAATCAGAATCGGAATAAATAGGAAGGTATCAAATAAATGCCCTAAGAAAGAAAAAGATTTCCGACTGGTTCCGACAAAAATACCTATCACACTCCCTATCACGGCAACTGCAGCACTAATAATAAGTGCCGAACCGACCGTATAATAAAAACCGTAAAGGATACGACTAAAAATATCTCGCCCCAAATCATCCGTACCAAAGAAAAAGCCAATCTGCCCTCTATCGTCCCAAGACGGCGGCATAAGTTCCTTTCCGATAAATTGCATATCCGCTTGATAAGGTGCAATTAAATAGCCGAAAAAAACTAAGAAAAGTAGAAAGGCAAATAGATATAAACTTGCCAATGCGACTTTATCTTGACGTAGCTGGAGAAAAAATTGTTTAAC includes:
- a CDS encoding ABC transporter permease subunit — protein: MLNKEEPEQFRESDYVKQFFLQLRQDKVALASLYLFAFLLFLVFFGYLIAPYQADMQFIGKELMPPSWDDRGQIGFFFGTDDLGRDIFSRILYGFYYTVGSALIISAAVAVIGSVIGIFVGTSRKSFSFLGHLFDTFLFIPILIIAIVIATLMEASLINAMLAIFLAMLPHFIHKIYQAVRQELKREYVITLRLDGASRWDLIKEVVLPNVTPVAVKEISHIFVIAVLDINALSFIELGAKSPTPEWGTMIKDSVELIYIAPWTVILPGMATIFVILIISMLGNSISRVLEKYRY
- a CDS encoding peptide ABC transporter ATP-binding protein, which encodes MALLDIRHLSIEIDTPNGRVKMVDNVNLTLDEGEICGLVGESGSGKSLIAKVICGVMKDEWIVTADRFRFNDIELLKLTPTERRKLVSEHISMIFQNPLSSLDPSKTIGSQLMQTINFKGKWWQWFGWKKKKAIELLHRVGIRDHKAMMQSYPFDITEGEAQKVIIAMAVANQPRLLVADEPTHTLEATTQLQIYRLLSSMNKNLGTSILLVANDIRSVHKWVDSFNVLYCGQTVEIAGKETIMEEPFHPYTSVLLNSIPDFSQPLAFKSRLNTLKGSVPMLQDMPIGCRLGPRCPFAQKKCVQKPPLRKFKQHEFACHYPINFREKNFLKRADFEPVMVADKVE
- a CDS encoding MmcQ/YjbR family DNA-binding protein; this encodes MKNQTIDLREDILLYVLQQYGTEPEYLWKSYPDYAILRQADNRKWYAAIMQIPYVTLGLSGSGKVTVMNVKCSPEMISLFLPQKGFLPAYHMNKTHWLSILLDGSVDKETIVFLLNQSFDLTATCLRKQKLGLISRTEWIVPANPKYYDVESELQEGKEILWKQSNNIAVGDLVYLYVTEPTAAIRYQCEALEVNIPYQSKQTEIRVDRVMRIKCLKEFDKKDLPREKLREFGVTAVRGPRKMPFALSEEIKYLGKKR